Proteins from one Ananas comosus cultivar F153 linkage group 5, ASM154086v1, whole genome shotgun sequence genomic window:
- the LOC109709819 gene encoding calsequestrin-1-like, protein MQRAAAAIAFSAARRFVFSPRPVIQNRPVYLALPPVLDLSRRYARARGGEEDFDDDDDVDDEDDGEDIDEDDEENLDGEMDDIPDEISDDSD, encoded by the coding sequence ATGCAgcgtgcggcggcggcgatcgcgTTCTCTGCAGCACGGCGGTTCGTCTTCTCCCCGCGCCCGGTTATCCAGAACCGGCCGGTTTACCTCGCTCTCCCTCCGGTTCTCGACCTCTCCCGCCGCTACGCCCGCGCGCGCGGAGGGGAGGAGGacttcgacgacgacgacgacgtagATGACGAGGACGACGGCGAGGACATcgacgaggacgacgaggagAACCTCGACGGCGAGATGGACGATATCCCGGATGAAATTTCGGACGACTCCGATTGA
- the LOC109709899 gene encoding uncharacterized protein LOC109709899, whose translation MLKYLSRVRVEYNALDPRKAACVELLAQCISRRAKESNPACQVELQRLAEAGAAPRVVVTYVNGVEEAIDAAATPAQAIRQQILDRGRLLETEQMFREAGEPWPVLIPHHELHQPFPGIKPKKAEEKIQ comes from the exons atgTTGAAATACCTGTCGAGGGTGCGGGTGGAGTACAACGCGCTGGACCCGCGGAAGGCGGCGTGCGTGGAGCTGCTGGCGCAGTGCATATCGCGGAGGGCGAAGGAGTCGAACCCGGCGTGCCAGGTGGAGCTGCAGCGCCTGGCGGAGGCGGGGGCGGCGCCGCGCGTGGTGGTGACCTACGTCAACGGCGTCGAGGAGGCCATCGACGCCGCCGCCACACCCGCGCAGGCCATCCGACAACAAATCCTCGACCGCGGCCGCCTCCTCGAGACCGAGCAGATGTTCCGCGAGGCCGGCGAGCCCTGGCCCGTCCTCATCCCCCACCACGAGCTCCACCAGCCCTTCCCCGGCATCAAG CCGAAAAAAGCTGAAGAGAAGATCCAGTGA
- the LOC109709818 gene encoding 60S ribosomal protein L27-3-like translates to MVKFLKPGKAVIVLTGRFAGRKAVIVRVFEEGTRDRPYGHCLVAGVAKYPKKVIRKDSAKKTAKKSRVKAFLKVVNFSHLMPTRYTLDVDLKDVVTLDSLQSRDKKVSACKEAKARFEERFKTGKNRWFFTKLRF, encoded by the coding sequence ATGGTGAAGTTTCTGAAGCCGGGGAAGGCGGTGATCGTGCTGACGGGGAGGTTCGCGGGGCGGAAGGCGGTGATCGTGCGGGTGTTCGAGGAGGGGACGCGGGACCGGCCGTACGGGCACTGCCTGGTGGCGGGGGTGGCGAAGTACCCGAAGAAGGTGATCCGGAAGGACTCGGCGAAGAAGACGGCGAAGAAGTCGCGCGTGAAGGCGTTCCTGAAGGTGGTGAACTTCTCCCACCTGATGCCCACCCGCTACACCCTCGACGTCGACCTCAAGGACGTCGTCACCCTCGACTCCCTCCAGTCCCGCGACAAGAAGGTCTCCGCCTGCAAGGAGGCCAAGGCCCGCTTCGAGGAGCGCTTCAAGACCGGCAAGAACCGCTGGTTCTTCACCAAGCTCCGATTCTGA
- the LOC109709815 gene encoding cellulose synthase-like protein D5 has product MSSSPKKPPIKFARRTSSGRIVSLSRDDEIDLGLAASELTSTSSGGGNDYVNYTVLMPPTPDNQPYTGATSSSSSSSSAAASSSKPNDIPLPPYGPNGAKLTGRRGGGRDEGGVGGPSSSKLDRRMSTVMHANKSLLLRSQTGDFDHNRWLFETKGTYGIGNAYWPQDGGGGYDDEDGVGMSMSDFMDKPWKPLTRKVKIPAGVLSPYRLLVLVRLVALSLFLTWRIRNPNQDAMWLWGISIVCEIWFAFSWLLDQLPKLNPINRAADLAALRDKFESPSPSNPHGRSDLPGLDVFISTADPEKEPPLVTANTLLSILATEYPVEKLSIYISDDGAALLTFEAMAEAASFAQVWVPFCRKHSIEPRNPDSYFAVQGDPTKNKKRPDFVKDRRWIKREYDEFKVRINGLPDAIRRRSDGLNSREELHEKKLARDRGEPLDPAKLPPKAVWMADSTHWPGTWAPPSPDHSKGDHAGILQVMIKTPHFEPIPGAPGDHPYIDFTGVDTRLPMFVYVSREKRPGYDHNKKAGAMNALVRASAILSNGPFILNFDCDHYIYNSLAIREGMCYMMDRGGDRICYIQFPQRFEGIDPSDRYANHNTVFFDGNMRALDGLQGPMYVGTGCLFRRYALYGFNPPRANEYLGLYGQHKRPAVAPGAVRGGDEEGEGGGQPLAEHPDLDGPNKFGNSKMFVESIAVAEYQGRPLADHPSVKNGRPPGALLAPRPPLDAPTVAEAVSVISCWYEDKTEWGDRVGWIYGSVTEDVVTGYRMHNRGWRSVYCITRRDAFRGTAPINLTDRLHQVLRWATGSVEIFFSKNNALLASPRLKFLQRVAYLNVGIYPFTSIFLVAYCLLPALSLFSGHFIVQTLDVTFLVYLLLITITLMLLSLLEVKWSGIALEEWWRNEQFWVIGGTSAHLAAVLQGLLKVVAGIEISFTLTSKSASEDEDDIYADLYVIKWTSLFIPPLAIIVINLVAIVLGFSRTVYSEIPQWSKLLGGVFFSFWVLAHMYPFAKGLMGRRGRTPTIVYVWAGLLAITVSLLWISVSPPDDGLSQGVQI; this is encoded by the exons ATGTCGTCGTCTCCGAAGAAGCCGCCGATCAAGTTCGCGCGGCGGACGTCGAGCGGGCGGATCGTGAGCCTGTCGCGCGACGACGAGATCGACCTCGGCCTCGCCGCCTCCGAGCTGACGTCCACCTCCTCCGGCGGCGGCAACGACTACGTCAACTACACCGTCCTCATGCCGCCGACCCCCGACAACCAGCCCTACACCGGTgcaacctcctcctcctcctcctcctcctccgccgccgcttctTCCTCCAAGCCCAACGACATCCCCCTACCACCCTACGGGCCCAACGGTGCGAAGCTGACGGGGCGGAGAGGCGGCGGGAGGGACGAGGGGGGAGTCGGCGGGCCGTCGTCGTCGAAGCTGGACCGGAGGATGTCGACGGTCATGCATGCGAACAAGTCGCTGCTGCTGCGGAGCCAGACCGGGGATTTCGATCACAACCGGTGGCTGTTCGAGACGAAGGGTACGTACGGTATCGGGAACGCGTACTGGCCGCAGGACGGCGGCGGGGGCTACGACGACGAGGACGGCGTGGGGATGAGCATGTCGGATTTCATGGACAAGCCATGGAAGCCCCTCACCAGGAAGGTGAAGATCCCTGCTGGAGTATTAAGTCCCTATAG GCTGCTAGTTTTGGTCCGGCTGGTGGCGCTGAGCCTGTTCTTGACATGGCGCATCCGGAATCCGAACCAGGACGCGATGTGGCTGTGGGGGATATCGATCGTGTGCGAGATCTGGTTCGCCTTCTCCTGGCTTCTGGACCAACTTCCCAAGCTGAACCCCATCAACCGTGCCGCCGATCTCGCCGCCCTCCGTGACAAATTCGAATCGCCCTCCCCTTCCAACCCCCACGGCCGCTCCGACCTCCCCGGCCTCGATGTCTTCATTTCCACCGCCGACCCCGAGAAGGAACCCCCTCTTGTTACGGCCAACACTTTACTCTCCATTCTCGCCACCGAGTACCCCGTCGAGAAGCTATCTATTTACATCTCCGACGATGGGGCCGCCCTTCTCACATTCGAGGCAATGGCCGAGGCCGCTTCCTTTGCCCAG GTGTGGGTTCCGTTCTGCCGGAAACACTCGATCGAGCCccggaacccggattcgtacttCGCGGTGCAGGGCGACCCGACGAAGAACAAGAAGCGGCCGGACTTCGTGAAGGACCGGCGGTGGATCAAGCGGGAGTACGATGAGTTCAAGGTCCGCATCAACGGCCTCCCCGACGCTATCCGCCGCCGCTCCGACGGCCTCAACTCCCGCGAGGAGCTCCATGAGAAGAAGCTCGCCCGTGACCGCGGCGAGCCCCTCGACCCCGCCAAGCTGCCCCCTAAGGCCGTATGGATGGCCGACTCCACCCACTGGCCCGGCACCTGGGCCCCCCCCTCCCCTGACCACTCCAAGGGCGACCACGCCGGCATCCTACAG GTTATGATCAAGACCCCGCATTTTGAGCCCATCCCCGGTGCCCCCGGTGACCACCCGTACATAGACTTCACCGGCGTCGACACCCGCCTTCCGATGTTCGTCTACGTCTCCCGCGAGAAGCGCCCAGGCTACGACCACAACAAGAAGGCCGGCGCCATGAACGCGCTGGTCCGCGCCTCCGCCATCCTCTCCAACGGCCCCTTCATCCTCAACTTTGACTGCGACCACTACATTTACAACTCGCTGGCCATAAGAGAAGGCATGTGCTACATGATGGACCGCGGCGGCGACCGCATCTGCTACATTCAGTTCCCGCAGCGGTTCGAGGGGATCGACCCCTCCGACCGCTACGCAAACCACAACACGGTGTTCTTCGACGGCAACATGCGCGCGCTCGACGGGCTGCAGGGGCCCATGTACGTCGGCACCGGGTGTTTGTTCCGGCGGTACGCGCTCTACGGCTTCAACCCGCCGCGGGCGAACGAGTACCTGGGGCTCTACGGGCAGCACAAGAGGCCCGCCGTGGCGCCGGGGGCAGTCAGgggaggcgacgaggagggggagggaggggggCAGCCGCTAGCGGAGCATCCGGATCTGGACGGACCGAACAAGTTCGGGAACTCCAAGATGTTCGTCGAGTCGATCGCGGTGGCCGAGTACCAGGGGCGGCCGCTGGCCGATCACCCTTCGGTGAAGAACGGGCGGCCCCCCGGGGCGTTGCTGGCGCCGCGGCCGCCCCTCGATGCCCCCACCGTCGCGGAGGCCGTCTCCGTCATCTCGTGCTG gtACGAGGACAAGACGGAGTGGGGGGACAGGGTAGGGTGGATCTACGGGTCGGTGACGGAGGACGTGGTGACGGGGTACCGCATGCACAACCGGGGGTGGCGGTCGGTGTACTGCATCACGCGGCGCGACGCGTTCCGGGGGACGGCGCCGATCAACCTGACGGACCGGCTGCACCAGGTGCTGCGGTGGGCGACGGGGTCGGTGGAGATCTTCTTCTCGAAGAACAACGCGCTGCTGGCGTCGCCCCGGCTCAAGTTCCTCCAGCGCGTGGCCTACCTGAACGTGGGCATCTACCCCTTCACCTCCATCTTCCTCGTCGCCTACTGCCTCCTCCCGGCGCTCTCCCTCTTCTCCGGCCACTTCATCGTCCAAACCCTCGACGTCACCTTCCTCGTCTACCTCCTCCTCATCACCATCACGCTCATGCTGCTCTCCCTCCTCGAGGTCAAGTGGTCCGGCATCGCCCTCGAGGAGTGGTGGCGCAACGAGCAGTTCTGGGTCATCGGCGGCACCAGCGCCCACCTCGCCGCCGTCCTCCAGGGCCTCCTCAAGGTCGTCGCCGGCATCGAGATCTCCTTCACCCTCACCTCCAAGTCCGCCTCCGAGGACGAGGACGACATCTACGCCGACCTCTACGTCATCAAGTGGACCAGCCTCTTCATCCCCCCGCTCGCCATCATCGTCATCAACCTCGTCGCCATTGTTTTAGGCTTCTCCCGCACCGTCTACAGCGAGATCCCGCAGTGGAGCAAGCTGCTCGGAGGGGTCTTCTTCAGCTTTTGGGTCTTGGCCCATATGTACCCCTTTGCCAAGGGCCTCATGGGCCGGAGAGGCCGCACGCCCACCATCGTCTATGTTTGGGCCGGGCTCCTCGCCATCACCGTCTCGCTGCTGTGGATCTCCGTTAGCCCCCCGGATGACGGACTTAGCCAGGGAGTTCAAATTTGA
- the LOC109709817 gene encoding probable glycosyltransferase At3g07620 has protein sequence MARSQKSSVTYTRMFVYMMVIILVAVVAVLQSLAFPSKIAFSSAHPPLGITFIEKASLIPEAPSFPLWVGKHSLLSDRSKFITSSTTQQTNIIDVAAQEFNEMLEYEEARIPLEDGSSNLVDRVNTTIMKSKNKNKKKEKMVMPPVYLSKMNQMLLQNRASYRSTRPLWYSVRDDEILAAKSEIENAPIITDDEQLYVPIYRNISMFKRSYELMEKMLKVYVYKEGDKPILHQPLLKGIYASEGWFMKLMESNNHFIVKDPGKAHLFYMPFSSCILRFHLYDPATHNRGLLEWYLRNYVHTIAAKYPFWNRTSGADHFLAACHDWAPSQTKLTMKHAIRALCSADLRNGFRLGKDVSLPQTPIRNPKRPLINLGGSPPRKRPTLAFFAGNTHGGLRLTLLEHWENKDPDMKIYGPAFRRASTNMTYVEHMKRSKYCICPRGYEVNSPRVVESIFYECVPVIIADNYVPPFFEVLNWEAFSVTVPEKDVSRLKEILVSIPEEKYLFLQKGVREVQKHFLWHNKPAKYDAFRMILHSIWFSRVFSI, from the exons ATGGCTAGATCACAAAAATCTTCTGTGACATACACAAGGATGTTTGTTTACATGATGGTGATCATTCTCGTTGCGGTCGTCGCGGTACTTCAGAGTTTAGCATTTCCCTCTAAGATTGCTTTCTCATCTGCTCATCCTCCGCTGGGAATTACTTTCATCGAAAAGGCGAGCTTAATTCCAGAAGCTCCTTCGTTTCCGTTGTGGGTTGGAAAGCACTCCCTTTTGAGTGATCGAAGCAAATTTATCACTTCATCGACAACTCAACAAACCAATATAATTGATGTAGCAGCACAAGAATTTAATGAAATGTTGGAATATGAGGAAGCGAGAATTCCACTTGAAGATGGCTCATCCAACTTGGTTGATAGAGTTAACACAACAATTATGAAAAgtaagaacaagaacaagaagaaagagaagatggTAATGCCCCCAGTTTACCTTTCAAAGATGAATCAAATGCTGCTTCAGAATCGAGCATCGTATCGTTCGACG AGGCCTCTATGGTATTCGGTACGGGACGACGAGATTTTAGCCGCAAAGTCGGAGATTGAGAATGCTCCGATTATAACTGACGATGAACAACTATATGTGCCGATTTATCGCAACATTTCCATGTTTAAAAG gagCTATGAATTGATGGAAAAAATGCTTAAGGTGTATGTGTACAAGGAAGGCGATAAGCCCATCCTTCACCAGCCACTGCTGAAGGGTATATATGCATCTGAAGGATGGTTCATGAAGCTAATGGAGTCGAATAATCACTTTATTGTAAAGGACCCTGGAAAAGCACACTTGTTCTACATGCCATTTAGTTCTTGTATACTGAGATTTCACTTGTATGATCCCGCGACGCACAATCGGGGGCTTTTAGAGTGGTACTTGCGGAACTACGTCCATACAATTGCAGCAAAATATCCTTTCTGGAACAGAACAAGTGGCGCCGACCATTTTCTCGCCGCTTGTCATGATTGG GCTCCATCCCAAACTAAACTAACAATGAAACACGCAATCCGAGCACTCTGCTCCGCTGATCTCCGCAACGGATTCCGGCTAGGCAAGGACGTCTCGCTCCCTCAAACCCCTATCCGGAATCCGAAGCGCCCTCTCATAAACCTCGGTGGGAGTCCGCCCCGCAAGCGGCCTACTCTCGCCTTCTTTGCAGGGAACACGCATGGCGGCCTCCGGCTGACACTTCTTGAACACTGGGAGAACAAAGACCCCGACATGAAAATATACGGTCCGGCGTTCCGTCGCGCCAGCACCAACATGACTTACGTCGAGCACATGAAGAGGAGCAAGTACTGCATTTGCCCGCGGGGCTACGAAGTTAACAGCCCGCGGGTAGTGGAGTCCATCTTCTATGAATGTGTTCCGGTGATCATTGCTGATAACTACGTGCCGCCTTTTTTCGAAGTGTTGAATTGGGAGGCGTTTTCGGTGACGGTTCCGGAGAAGGATGTGAGTAGGTTGAAGGAGATTCTTGTTTCGATTCCGGAAGAGAAGTATTTGTTTTTGCAGAAGGGGGTGAGGGAGGTGCAGAAGCACTTCCTGTGGCATAATAAGCCGGCGAAGTACGACGCTTTTCGCATGATCCTTCATTCAATCTGGTTCAGTAGAGTTTTCAGCATATGA
- the LOC109710848 gene encoding CASP-like protein 1F1, which produces MTSETSTMEISAAAKKEEAPPAPAPVPAPARLPPPSDNGSAGSRTSWTGRTSQVLVRALASCSTLAATLIIALNQETEVVAGFPMHADYKSSPTFRFFLIGNGITCSYSLLSMFLVCLLGRNCVFHLVDMLAMGLAIASAAAAHAIGNVGKYGNDRTGWLPVCNYYKSYCKKMEISLGCCYLGVLSLYLVCAMTAVQKASQNSKKFVQKE; this is translated from the exons ATGACCTCGGAGACATCAACAATGGAGATCTCCGCGGCGGCGAAGAAAGAGGAAGCTCCGCCGGCACCTGCACCTGTGCCTGCGCCTGCGCGGTTGCCGCCGCCATCGGATAATGGTAGTGCCGGCAGCAGGACGTCGTGGACGGGGAGAACGTCGCAGGTTCTGGTGAGAGCTTTAGCCTCGTGCTCGACGCTTGCCGCCACCCTCATCATTGCCCTCAACCAGGAGACTGAAGTCGTCGCCGGCTTCCCTATGCACGCGGACTATAAGTCGTCTCCTACATTTAG ATTTTTTCTTATAGGGAATGGGATCACCTGTAGCTATTCGCTGCTCTCCATGTTTCTAGTGTGCCTTCTCGGAAGAAACTGTGTGTTTCATTTGGTAGATATG TTGGCAATGGGACTGGCGATCGCCTCTGCAGCAGCAGCACACGCGATAGGAAATGTGGGGAAGTATGGAAATGATCGAACAGGGTGGCTACCGGTGTGCAACTACTACAAGAGTTACTGCAAAAAAATGGAGATCTCCCTCGGTTGTTGTTACTTAGGCGTTCTCTCGCTTTACCTGGTATGCGCTATGACCGCGGTTCAAAAGGCTTCACAAAATAGTAAAAAGTTCGTTCAAAAGGAGTAG
- the LOC109710002 gene encoding cytochrome c-type biogenesis CcmH-like mitochondrial protein — protein MATEDEVKKALIVDARARNISHNVRCTECGSQSIEDSQADIAILLRKLIRDEIRAGKSDKEIYKKLEEDFGETVLYAPRFDYQTAALWLSPVIVGGAIAGVWAYQRHRQKTNVHIMALNLIRGVPLTPKEKQTMIEILTPPPPPRRRWWWS, from the exons ATGGCAACTGAGGACGAAGTGAAGAAGGCGCTGATCGTAGATGCCCGGGCGAGGAATATTAGCCACAATGTTCGGTGCACGGAGTGTGGGAGCCAATCCATTGAAGACTCACAAGCAGATATTGCCATTCTACTTAGAAAG TTGATTCGTGATGAAATCCGAGCTGGTAAAAGTGACAAGGAGATCTACAAGAAATTAGAGGAGGATTTTGGAGAAACGGTGCTCTACGCCCCTCGATTTGATTATCAGACTGCTGCTTTGTGGTTATCGCCG GTCATTGTCGGTGGTGCGATCGCTGGAGTATGGGCTTATCAAAGGCACAGGCAAAAGACCAATGTGCACATAATGGCGCTTAACCTTATAAGAGGGGTTCCATTGACCCCAAAGGAGAAGCAGACCATGATCGAGATCCTCACACCGCCACCCCCACCTCGTCGGAGGTGGTGGTGGAGTTGA